The Blastomonas fulva genome contains a region encoding:
- a CDS encoding DUF4403 family protein, protein MAGRITTGLMLAASLALASCGGWSDKGQPPRTDDRIVVQPQPSLVTVPVEAELGDLARAMERNVPRQLWRINQRDQICVASKGVDLGIATVKTPKIKCNIVGEVTRGSIRVGGSGKELRFSFPLTAVIRAEDIGGILKRETATAKAMAHAVVRLELEKDWTPRGTVKLSYDWLTEPHVDFMGQKIRLTEPAERELAPIIAKLERELPGELGKIGIRRQIGQAWASAFTSVVLNERNPPVWMRITPRELQYGGYEVANGRLRLRLGMRALTETYVGKRPRPRPATALPPMVPLAGTPGELAFFLPVFAEYGELEPVLIRALRKRSRRPFMVPGLEPVDATFKAATIYGTTGGRIAVGLTFTAHERGSRTPTSGTVWMTGKPANAEDSRRVGFTDFGVTGTTDMTGGDLILDMMNAPGVAPMIAELLAQNFERDYAELLGKVDQAIAAKRSGDIVIHADLKRARTGQLQAAGAGLYLPVWASGTASVTIAP, encoded by the coding sequence ATGGCGGGGCGGATCACAACAGGGCTGATGCTGGCCGCCAGCCTGGCGCTGGCATCCTGCGGAGGGTGGAGCGACAAGGGCCAGCCGCCGCGCACCGACGATCGTATCGTGGTGCAGCCGCAGCCGTCTTTGGTCACGGTGCCGGTGGAGGCCGAGCTCGGCGATCTGGCCCGCGCGATGGAACGCAACGTTCCGCGCCAGCTGTGGCGGATCAACCAGCGGGACCAGATCTGCGTCGCCAGCAAGGGGGTCGATCTGGGGATCGCCACGGTCAAGACACCCAAGATCAAGTGCAACATCGTCGGCGAGGTTACCCGCGGATCGATCCGTGTCGGCGGATCGGGCAAGGAGCTGCGCTTTTCCTTCCCGCTCACCGCGGTCATTCGTGCCGAGGACATCGGCGGGATCCTCAAGCGCGAGACCGCCACCGCCAAGGCGATGGCGCATGCCGTGGTCCGGCTGGAGCTTGAGAAGGACTGGACCCCGCGCGGCACCGTCAAGCTGAGCTATGACTGGCTGACCGAGCCGCATGTCGATTTCATGGGGCAGAAGATCAGGCTCACCGAACCTGCCGAGCGCGAGCTGGCGCCGATCATCGCGAAGCTGGAGCGCGAGCTGCCCGGCGAGCTGGGCAAGATCGGCATCCGCCGTCAGATCGGCCAGGCCTGGGCGAGCGCGTTCACCTCGGTGGTGCTCAACGAGCGCAATCCGCCGGTGTGGATGCGGATCACCCCGCGCGAGCTGCAATATGGCGGCTATGAGGTCGCCAACGGCCGGCTGCGGCTGCGGCTGGGGATGCGCGCGCTCACCGAAACCTATGTCGGCAAGCGTCCGAGGCCCCGCCCTGCGACCGCGCTGCCGCCGATGGTGCCGCTCGCGGGCACACCGGGCGAGCTTGCCTTCTTCCTGCCGGTGTTCGCCGAATATGGCGAGCTCGAGCCGGTGCTGATCCGCGCGCTGCGCAAGCGATCAAGGCGCCCGTTCATGGTGCCAGGGCTCGAGCCGGTCGATGCGACGTTCAAGGCGGCGACGATCTATGGCACCACCGGCGGGCGGATCGCGGTGGGGCTCACTTTCACCGCGCACGAACGCGGCAGCAGGACCCCGACATCGGGAACGGTTTGGATGACCGGCAAGCCGGCCAACGCCGAGGATTCGCGCCGTGTGGGCTTCACCGATTTCGGCGTCACCGGCACCACCGACATGACCGGGGGCGACCTGATCCTCGACATGATGAACGCGCCCGGCGTCGCGCCGATGATCGCCGAGCTGCTCGCACAGAATTTCGAGCGCGATTATGCCGAGCTGCTGGGCAAGGTCGACCAGGCGATCGCCGCCAAGCGCAGCGGCGACATCGTCATCCACGCCGATCTGAAACGCGCGCGCACCGGGCAGCTTCAGGCCGCGGGCGCAGGGCTGTACCTGCCGGTCTGGGCCAGCGGCACCGCGAGCGTGACGATCGCGCCCTGA
- a CDS encoding TldD/PmbA family protein has protein sequence MQTPEQARDLAHDLVSRALAAGASAADAVFACDASTDVQIRLGALEDVQRSESAAIGLRVFDGKRSASVSGADVTAAGLATLAERAVAMARLAPEDAYAGLAPGELLARGPLPALDLDDEQDPDPALLRDLAERCEAAARAVPGVTNSEGGSAGAVRSVMALATSHGFVGSYGGSRYGIGASVLAGAEGAMERDSASHTVRFLSDLESPEAIGRRAGERAVARLGAGKISSGPMPVVFDRRAGGSLIGSLIGAISGSAIARKTSFLLDKRGKAIFDSAVTILDDPHRVRGLRSRSFDGEGLPTRPWRVIDQGVLTGWMMDSAAARQLGEAPTGHAARGISGAPATGASNLHMEAGQDSPEALMTGIATGIYVTELIGMGVNGVTGDYSRGASGFIIRDGQLAEPVSEITIAGNLIDMFAALVPADDLEFRYAVNVPTLRIDGMVVASS, from the coding sequence ATGCAAACCCCCGAACAAGCCAGGGATCTGGCGCACGATCTGGTGTCCCGCGCGCTAGCCGCCGGAGCCAGCGCGGCCGACGCCGTCTTCGCCTGCGATGCCTCCACCGACGTACAGATCCGCCTGGGGGCGCTGGAAGACGTCCAGCGGTCCGAAAGCGCCGCGATCGGCCTGCGGGTGTTCGATGGCAAGCGCTCCGCCAGTGTTTCGGGCGCGGATGTCACGGCTGCGGGCCTTGCGACATTGGCCGAGCGCGCGGTGGCCATGGCGCGGCTGGCGCCCGAGGACGCCTATGCCGGGCTGGCGCCTGGAGAGCTGCTGGCACGCGGGCCGCTTCCCGCGCTCGATCTGGACGATGAGCAGGACCCCGACCCTGCGCTGCTGCGCGATCTGGCCGAGCGCTGCGAGGCGGCGGCGCGCGCCGTCCCTGGCGTCACCAATTCGGAAGGCGGATCGGCAGGCGCGGTGCGCTCGGTCATGGCGCTCGCCACCAGCCACGGCTTTGTCGGCAGCTATGGCGGCAGCCGTTATGGCATAGGCGCCAGCGTGCTGGCCGGCGCGGAAGGCGCGATGGAGCGCGATTCGGCATCGCACACGGTGCGGTTCCTGAGCGATCTGGAATCGCCCGAGGCCATCGGCCGCCGCGCGGGCGAGCGTGCGGTGGCGCGGCTGGGCGCGGGCAAGATCAGCAGCGGACCGATGCCGGTGGTGTTCGACCGCCGCGCGGGCGGATCGCTGATCGGATCGCTGATCGGCGCGATCTCGGGCAGTGCGATCGCGCGCAAGACCAGCTTCCTGCTCGACAAGCGCGGCAAGGCGATCTTCGACAGCGCGGTGACCATCCTGGACGATCCCCACCGGGTGCGCGGGCTGCGCTCGCGCAGCTTTGATGGCGAAGGCCTGCCCACCCGGCCCTGGCGCGTGATCGACCAGGGCGTGCTAACCGGATGGATGATGGACAGCGCCGCTGCCCGCCAGCTCGGCGAAGCGCCCACCGGCCATGCCGCGCGCGGGATCAGCGGCGCGCCCGCCACCGGAGCCAGCAACCTGCATATGGAAGCAGGGCAAGACAGCCCGGAGGCGCTGATGACGGGGATCGCAACCGGCATCTATGTCACCGAACTGATCGGCATGGGGGTCAACGGCGTCACCGGCGATTACAGCCGCGGCGCGAGCGGTTTCATCATCCGCGATGGCCAGCTTGCCGAGCCTGTCAGCGAGATCACCATCGCGGGCAATCTGATCGACATGTTTGCAGCGCTGGTGCCCGCAGACGATCTCGAATTCCGCTACGCGGTCAATGTGCCGACGCTGCGGATCGACGGCATGGTCGTGGCGAGCAGCTGA
- a CDS encoding long-chain-fatty-acid--CoA ligase — MTDSALPASPGSVSSDQPIWTTHYNHPCAWDQHFPPLSLPEMLFRSAERKGTAPLLDFMGRKYSYAETAQGARRVAKGLQAMGVGKGDRIGLFLPNVPHYVAAYYGAMAAGATVVNFSPLYTVDELAHQVADSGTTILFTLSATALLPTALKVLDQSGLERLVVGSVAGALPAGKALFYRLFKGKETAERPDDPRITSFSSLIDNDGAYAPVPIDATTDIALFQYTGGTTGTPKGAMLSHQNLSANARQVNAIDPRKDDADDRILGVLPFFHVFANTCVLNRTVLNGGEIVMLPRFEAVAALKAITRTKVTALPGVPTMYQALLDNPQIAKTDFASLRACISGGAPLAAEVKARFEEVTGANVVEGYGLTESSGVVSTNPYEGLNKPGTIGQPLPGTIVRLVDKEDPTKQVAPGEPGEIIFAGPQVMRGYWNRPDADAEVFIGEFLRTGDVGQIDEDGYIRIVDRIKDMIAVGGFKVFPSQIEEVLYRHPAVKEALVIGIPDPYRGESPKAFVALQDEAEVDGPALMAWLNPQLGKHERVAAVDVRDALPKTLIGKLDRKELRRAEGITA; from the coding sequence ATGACTGACAGCGCCCTCCCCGCCTCGCCCGGGTCCGTATCGAGCGACCAGCCGATCTGGACAACGCATTACAACCACCCTTGCGCGTGGGACCAGCACTTCCCGCCGCTGTCGCTGCCCGAGATGCTGTTCCGCTCGGCCGAGCGCAAGGGAACGGCGCCTTTGCTCGATTTCATGGGCCGCAAGTACAGCTATGCCGAAACCGCACAGGGCGCGCGCCGGGTGGCCAAGGGGCTGCAGGCGATGGGCGTGGGCAAGGGCGACCGCATCGGGCTGTTCCTGCCCAACGTGCCGCATTATGTCGCGGCCTATTATGGCGCGATGGCGGCAGGAGCGACGGTGGTCAATTTCTCGCCGCTCTATACCGTGGACGAGCTGGCGCATCAGGTCGCCGACAGCGGTACGACAATCCTGTTCACATTGTCCGCAACAGCCTTGCTGCCCACCGCGCTCAAGGTGCTGGACCAGTCGGGGCTGGAGCGGCTGGTTGTGGGCTCGGTCGCAGGCGCGCTGCCGGCGGGCAAGGCGCTGTTCTACCGGTTGTTCAAGGGCAAGGAGACCGCCGAGCGGCCCGACGACCCGCGCATCACCAGTTTCTCGTCGCTGATCGACAATGACGGGGCGTATGCCCCGGTGCCGATCGACGCGACAACCGACATCGCGCTGTTCCAGTACACCGGCGGCACCACCGGCACCCCCAAGGGCGCGATGCTCAGCCACCAGAACCTCTCGGCCAATGCCCGGCAGGTCAATGCGATCGATCCGCGCAAGGACGACGCCGACGACCGCATCCTGGGCGTGCTGCCGTTCTTCCACGTCTTTGCCAACACCTGCGTGCTCAACCGCACCGTGCTGAACGGCGGCGAGATCGTGATGCTGCCGCGCTTCGAGGCGGTGGCGGCGCTGAAGGCGATCACCCGCACCAAGGTTACCGCGCTCCCCGGGGTGCCGACCATGTACCAGGCGCTGCTCGACAACCCCCAGATCGCGAAAACCGATTTCGCGTCCTTGCGCGCCTGCATCTCGGGCGGCGCACCGCTCGCGGCAGAGGTCAAGGCGCGGTTCGAGGAGGTCACCGGCGCGAATGTGGTCGAAGGCTATGGCCTCACCGAAAGCAGCGGCGTGGTCTCGACCAACCCCTATGAAGGGCTCAACAAGCCCGGCACCATCGGCCAGCCGCTGCCCGGCACGATCGTGCGGCTGGTCGACAAGGAAGACCCCACGAAGCAGGTCGCCCCGGGCGAGCCGGGCGAGATCATCTTTGCTGGACCCCAGGTGATGCGCGGTTACTGGAACCGGCCCGATGCGGATGCCGAGGTGTTCATCGGCGAATTCCTGCGCACCGGCGATGTTGGGCAGATCGACGAGGACGGCTATATCCGCATCGTCGACCGCATCAAGGACATGATCGCAGTGGGCGGGTTCAAGGTGTTCCCAAGCCAGATCGAGGAGGTGCTGTATCGGCACCCTGCGGTCAAGGAGGCGCTGGTGATCGGAATCCCCGATCCCTATCGCGGCGAGAGCCCCAAGGCGTTCGTCGCGCTGCAGGACGAGGCCGAGGTCGATGGCCCGGCGCTGATGGCATGGCTGAACCCGCAGCTGGGCAAGCACGAGCGCGTCGCCGCGGTCGATGTCCGCGATGCACTGCCCAAGACGCTGATCGGCAAGCTGGACCGCAAGGAACTGCGCCGGGCCGAGGGAATCACCGCCTGA
- a CDS encoding LysR family transcriptional regulator, with translation MSQWDGIDEFIAVATTRSFTRAAKAIGMSPTHVSRAIRTLEQRVQAQLFHRTTRTVRLTDTGRVLFERCERIAQERDEAIALISQQGEPQGELRVTCSTALGERFVAPILRRFAMPHPRLSISIDLTNRVVDLLAEGYDLAVRTGHAADPRLISTQVASRTLYTCAAPEYLARAGTPREVGDLERHECIIGTSAAWQFRKAGAELIHTPHGRFRCNSGHAVMEACLAGMGICQLPDFYILPHLRDGSVALVLQDFQPDDEPVWAVYPQRHHLLPKISRAVECLQRELSAAV, from the coding sequence ATGTCGCAATGGGACGGCATCGACGAGTTCATCGCGGTTGCCACCACCCGCTCGTTCACGCGCGCCGCCAAGGCGATCGGCATGTCGCCCACCCATGTCAGCCGCGCGATCAGGACGCTCGAGCAAAGGGTGCAGGCGCAGCTGTTCCACCGCACCACCCGCACCGTGCGGCTGACCGACACCGGGCGCGTGCTGTTCGAACGCTGCGAACGGATCGCGCAGGAACGCGACGAGGCGATCGCGCTGATCAGCCAGCAGGGCGAGCCGCAGGGCGAATTGCGCGTGACCTGTTCGACCGCGCTGGGCGAGCGCTTCGTCGCCCCCATCCTGCGCCGCTTCGCGATGCCGCACCCCAGGCTCAGCATCTCGATCGACCTCACCAACCGCGTGGTCGACCTGCTCGCCGAAGGCTATGATCTGGCGGTGCGCACCGGCCACGCCGCCGACCCCCGGCTGATCAGCACCCAGGTCGCCTCGCGCACGCTCTATACCTGCGCCGCGCCCGAATATCTGGCGCGCGCCGGGACCCCGCGCGAGGTCGGCGATCTCGAGCGACACGAATGCATCATCGGCACCAGCGCGGCCTGGCAGTTCCGCAAGGCGGGCGCAGAGCTGATCCACACGCCGCACGGCCGCTTTCGCTGCAACAGCGGCCATGCGGTGATGGAAGCGTGCCTTGCCGGAATGGGGATCTGCCAGCTGCCCGATTTCTACATCCTGCCGCATCTGCGCGACGGATCGGTGGCGCTGGTGCTGCAGGACTTTCAGCCCGATGACGAGCCGGTCTGGGCGGTCTATCCCCAGCGGCACCATCTGCTGCCCAAGATCAGCCGCGCGGTCGAATGCCTGCAGCGCGAGCTTTCGGCAGCGGTATAG
- a CDS encoding S-(hydroxymethyl)glutathione dehydrogenase/class III alcohol dehydrogenase has product MKTRAAVAFEAKKPLEIVELDLEGPKEGEVLVEIMATGICHTDAYTLEGFDSEGIFPSVLGHEGAGIVLEIGAGVTSVKPGDHVIPLYTPECGKCKTCLSGKSNLCTAIRATQGKGLMPDGTTRFSYKGQRIYHYMGCSTFSNFTVLPEIAVAKIRQDAPFQSACYIGCGVTTGVGAVTKTAKVQPGDNVVVFGLGGIGLNVLQGAKLAGANKIIGVDLNPDREEWGRKFGMTDFLNTRGMSREDTVARIVAMTDGGADYTFDATGNTEVMRTALEACHRGWGTSIIIGVAEAGKEISTRPFQLVTGRNWRGTAFGGAKGRTDVPEIVDMYMTGKIEIDSMITHVMGLEEINTAFDLMHEGKSIRSVVVY; this is encoded by the coding sequence ATGAAGACCCGCGCCGCCGTTGCCTTTGAAGCGAAGAAGCCGCTCGAAATCGTCGAACTCGATCTGGAAGGCCCCAAAGAAGGCGAGGTTCTGGTCGAGATCATGGCAACCGGCATCTGCCACACCGATGCCTACACGCTCGAAGGTTTCGATTCGGAAGGGATTTTCCCCAGCGTGCTGGGCCATGAAGGCGCGGGCATCGTGCTCGAGATCGGCGCCGGCGTGACCTCGGTCAAGCCTGGCGATCACGTCATCCCGCTGTACACGCCCGAATGCGGCAAGTGCAAAACCTGCCTGTCGGGCAAGTCCAACCTGTGCACCGCGATCCGCGCGACGCAGGGCAAGGGGCTGATGCCCGATGGCACCACGCGCTTCAGCTACAAGGGTCAGCGGATCTATCATTACATGGGCTGCTCGACCTTCAGCAACTTCACGGTGCTGCCCGAGATCGCGGTCGCCAAGATCCGCCAGGACGCGCCCTTCCAGAGCGCCTGCTATATCGGCTGCGGCGTCACCACCGGGGTGGGCGCGGTGACCAAGACCGCCAAGGTCCAGCCGGGCGACAATGTCGTGGTCTTCGGCCTGGGCGGCATCGGCCTCAACGTGCTGCAGGGGGCCAAGCTTGCAGGCGCGAACAAGATCATCGGGGTCGATCTCAACCCCGATCGCGAGGAATGGGGCCGCAAGTTCGGCATGACCGACTTCCTCAACACGCGTGGCATGAGCCGCGAGGACACCGTCGCCAGGATCGTGGCGATGACCGATGGCGGCGCGGACTACACCTTCGATGCCACCGGCAACACCGAGGTGATGCGCACCGCGCTCGAGGCGTGCCATCGCGGCTGGGGCACCTCGATCATCATCGGCGTGGCCGAGGCGGGCAAGGAAATCAGCACCCGTCCGTTCCAATTGGTCACCGGGCGCAACTGGCGCGGTACCGCGTTCGGCGGCGCCAAGGGTCGCACCGACGTGCCCGAGATCGTCGACATGTACATGACCGGCAAGATCGAGATCGATTCGATGATCACCCATGTCATGGGGCTGGAAGAGATCAACACCGCGTTCGACCTGATGCACGAAGGCAAGTCGATCCGCTCGGTGGTGGTCTACTGA
- a CDS encoding GAF domain-containing hybrid sensor histidine kinase/response regulator, producing MLLNLSHTIFKGDDDAARLAALRAYKLDPDDGDNALYADLVAIAQALGGCESAFISIVEEERQWFKAARGITLTQTPRAIAFCDHAIRSPEVMVVLDATTDPRFVDNPLVTGPPNIRFYAGAPIINADGYALGTLCLSDSAPRERFDDAPLLAALARQVAALLELRKQLIHQQIAADLAADQRDRLWDSSLDMMLITTVTGTLVAGNPAWEKAFGPVPLDGRAHVSDYFTDSAQGDLIAVASGESDVQTEREMRGADGQTIYASWSLAREGDLIFGIARDITRARAAEAQLAQVQRMESIGQLTGGIAHDFNNLLTIISGNLDIAQKRIASGQVDRAGQAIANARDGANRAANLTQRLLAYARRQSLTPTKIKPADLIRDLVPLASQALDDRHELKVECPDSLWPIIVDASQLENALLNLVVNARDAMDAPGEITVHAANAERTPEDADDGHGAPPGRYVRFCVNDSGSGISPEVAKHIFEPFFTTKDVGKGTGLGLSQVQGFVAQSGGFVTLDTAPGEGTTVILWLPVADDAESRPDRGSAGSADPACHEDCTILLAEDNAALRAHVCDVLQEAGFKVIDAEDGQAALDRVDASGTQPDLVLSDITMPRMDGKTLAVEIRKRWPEMPIVLMTGYAGGALDGDCPHNLLITKPFAPDDLVALIRRTLSAVPAI from the coding sequence ATGCTGCTGAACCTCAGCCACACCATCTTCAAGGGCGACGACGATGCCGCGCGGCTGGCCGCGCTGCGCGCCTATAAGCTTGACCCTGATGATGGCGATAACGCGCTGTACGCCGATCTGGTTGCCATTGCGCAGGCGCTGGGCGGATGCGAGTCCGCGTTCATCTCGATCGTCGAGGAAGAGCGGCAGTGGTTCAAGGCGGCACGCGGCATCACGCTCACGCAAACCCCGCGCGCCATCGCCTTTTGCGACCATGCCATCCGTTCGCCCGAGGTGATGGTGGTGCTCGACGCCACCACCGATCCGCGCTTTGTCGACAACCCGCTGGTCACCGGACCGCCAAACATCCGCTTCTACGCCGGCGCGCCGATCATCAACGCAGATGGATATGCACTGGGCACCTTGTGCCTGTCCGACAGCGCGCCGCGTGAGCGGTTCGACGATGCCCCGCTGCTCGCCGCGCTGGCGCGGCAGGTCGCAGCGCTGCTCGAACTGCGCAAGCAGCTGATCCATCAGCAGATCGCCGCAGACCTCGCCGCCGACCAGCGCGACCGGCTGTGGGATTCCTCGCTCGACATGATGCTGATCACCACGGTGACCGGCACATTGGTGGCGGGCAACCCGGCCTGGGAAAAGGCGTTCGGCCCGGTGCCGCTTGATGGCCGCGCGCATGTCAGCGACTATTTCACCGACAGCGCGCAGGGCGACCTGATCGCCGTTGCGAGCGGCGAGAGCGATGTCCAGACCGAGCGCGAGATGCGCGGCGCCGACGGGCAGACGATCTATGCCAGCTGGAGCCTGGCGCGCGAAGGCGACCTGATCTTCGGCATCGCGCGCGACATCACCCGTGCGCGCGCCGCCGAGGCGCAGCTGGCGCAGGTGCAGCGGATGGAATCGATCGGCCAGCTCACCGGCGGCATCGCGCACGATTTCAACAACCTGCTCACCATCATCTCGGGCAATTTGGACATCGCGCAGAAGCGCATCGCATCGGGCCAGGTCGATCGCGCAGGCCAGGCCATCGCCAATGCCCGCGACGGAGCGAACCGCGCCGCCAACCTGACGCAGAGGCTGCTGGCCTATGCCCGCCGCCAGTCGCTCACCCCCACCAAGATCAAGCCTGCGGACCTGATCCGCGATCTGGTGCCGCTGGCATCGCAGGCGCTAGACGACCGGCACGAGCTCAAGGTCGAATGCCCCGACAGCCTGTGGCCGATCATCGTCGATGCCAGCCAGCTCGAAAACGCGCTGCTCAACCTGGTGGTCAACGCCCGCGATGCGATGGATGCGCCGGGCGAGATCACGGTGCACGCCGCCAATGCCGAACGCACGCCCGAGGATGCCGATGACGGCCATGGCGCGCCGCCGGGCCGCTATGTCCGCTTTTGCGTCAACGACAGCGGCAGCGGCATTTCGCCCGAGGTCGCCAAGCATATCTTCGAGCCGTTCTTCACCACCAAGGATGTCGGCAAGGGCACCGGGCTGGGGCTCAGCCAGGTGCAGGGGTTCGTCGCGCAATCGGGCGGATTCGTGACGCTGGACACCGCGCCCGGCGAGGGCACCACGGTCATCCTGTGGCTGCCGGTGGCCGACGACGCCGAAAGCCGCCCGGACCGCGGTTCAGCTGGCAGTGCCGACCCGGCCTGTCACGAGGATTGCACCATCCTGCTCGCCGAGGACAATGCAGCTTTGCGCGCGCATGTCTGCGATGTGCTGCAGGAAGCGGGCTTCAAGGTGATCGATGCCGAGGACGGCCAGGCCGCGCTCGACCGGGTGGATGCCAGCGGTACCCAGCCCGATCTGGTGCTGAGCGACATCACCATGCCCAGGATGGACGGCAAGACGCTGGCGGTCGAGATCCGCAAAAGGTGGCCCGAAATGCCGATCGTGCTGATGACCGGCTATGCCGGCGGCGCGCTGGACGGCGACTGCCCGCACAACCTGTTGATCACCAAGCCCTTTGCGCCCGACGATCTGGTCGCGCTGATCCGCAGGACACTGTCTGCGGTCCCGGCGATCTGA
- the fghA gene encoding S-formylglutathione hydrolase produces MPVAVETVSSVRSFGGEQAVLRHASEVTGTDMTFSVFVPDHAEGAMLPVVWYLSGLTCTQANVTEKGEFRRACAELGLIFVAPDTSPRGEDVPDDADGAYDFGLGAGFYVDATQEPFAQHYRMWSYVTEELPAIIGDCFPADMTRQSIMGHSMGGHGALTIGLTLPERFKAISAFAPIVAPSQVLWGQKALGGYLGDDRAAWRAHDAVALIEDGARVPELLVDQGEADNFLAEQLKPQLLAEACAKAGIDLTLRMQPGYDHSYYFISTFMEDHLRWHAARLTR; encoded by the coding sequence ATGCCGGTCGCGGTCGAAACCGTCTCCAGCGTCCGCAGCTTCGGCGGCGAGCAGGCGGTGCTGCGCCATGCCTCGGAGGTCACCGGCACCGACATGACCTTCTCGGTGTTCGTGCCCGATCATGCCGAGGGCGCGATGCTGCCGGTGGTGTGGTATCTCTCGGGTCTCACCTGCACCCAGGCCAACGTCACCGAAAAGGGCGAGTTCCGCCGCGCCTGCGCCGAGCTCGGGCTGATCTTCGTCGCGCCCGACACCAGCCCGCGGGGCGAAGATGTCCCCGATGATGCGGACGGCGCGTATGATTTCGGGCTGGGCGCAGGCTTTTATGTCGATGCGACCCAGGAGCCCTTTGCGCAGCATTACCGGATGTGGAGCTATGTTACCGAGGAGCTGCCCGCGATCATCGGCGACTGCTTCCCCGCGGACATGACGCGCCAGTCGATCATGGGCCATTCGATGGGCGGCCATGGTGCGCTGACCATCGGCCTGACCTTGCCCGAACGGTTCAAGGCGATCTCGGCGTTCGCGCCGATCGTCGCGCCCTCGCAGGTGCTCTGGGGCCAGAAGGCGCTGGGCGGCTATCTGGGCGACGATCGCGCGGCGTGGCGCGCGCACGATGCGGTTGCGCTGATCGAGGATGGCGCGCGAGTGCCTGAACTTCTGGTAGATCAGGGCGAGGCCGACAATTTCCTGGCCGAACAGCTCAAGCCGCAATTGCTGGCCGAGGCGTGCGCAAAGGCCGGGATCGATCTCACGCTGCGGATGCAGCCGGGCTATGATCACAGTTACTATTTCATCTCGACCTTCATGGAAGACCATCTGCGCTGGCACGCCGCGCGCCTGACGCGCTGA